A stretch of the Papaver somniferum cultivar HN1 chromosome 6, ASM357369v1, whole genome shotgun sequence genome encodes the following:
- the LOC113288976 gene encoding uncharacterized protein LOC113288976, which yields MAGKVAKSVVKTAGEYQYPWKEKLAKYGNELAKGVWGYWELGAWKDLSMSARHRARLRKEVLLAGQDWPYDPARKEMRTKRKGHKCDRISAEKRANTAELMKKMPAMLLDYKKRRWEKKLKAEEAKKT from the coding sequence ATGGCAGGCAAAGTGGCAAAATCTGTAGTCAAAACAGCTGGTGAGTATCAGTATCCATGGAAAGAGAAGCTGGCAAAGTACGGAAATGAGCTCGCCAAGGGAGTATGGGGTTATTGGGAGTTGGGGGCATGGAAGGATTTGAGTATGAGTGCACGCCATCGGGCTCGTCTCCGCAAGGAAGTCCTTCTTGCAGGGCAAGATTGGCCATACGATCCAGCAAGGAAAGAGATGAGAACCAAGAGAAAAGGACACAAGTGCGACAGAATATCTGCTGAAAAGCGGGCAAATACTGCCGAGTTAATGAAGAAAATGCCTGCTATGCTACTTGATTACAAGAAGCGCAGATGGGAGAAGAAGTTGAAAGCAGAGGAAGCCAAAAAAACCTAA